A single window of Cytobacillus dafuensis DNA harbors:
- a CDS encoding peptide ABC transporter substrate-binding protein, with product MKKRLSIFFSMLLVLSMFLAACGGKDNADSGEKGGEKDAGKSDVPQELRVNINTEPPSLHPGLAKDSTSGTVLRQTFEGLTRIEADGKPHEAAAEKIEVSDDQTVYTFTLRDAQWSNGDPVTAKDFEYAWKWALDPNNQSEYAYQLYYIKGGQAANSGEGSLDDVGIKVVDDKTLEVTLENPTPFFLELTAFYTYLPINSKIAEANKDWANDAGENYTSNGPFVMKEWSHSDKIVLEKNEKYWDADTVKLTSIEMVMINDPNTELSMLDNGELDWAGSPTGTLPTDAMQALKDEGRLTTQSIAGIYNYKFNTTVEPFNNVNIRKAFAHAINRQEIIDNVAQGEQLPAMAIVPPSMFPESEKGYFPDNDVEKAKEYLQKGLEEMGLKDVSELPPISLSYNTSEGHQKIAQAIQDMWKTNLGVEVTLENSEWAVFIDKMHSLDYQVGRMGWLGDFNDAINFLEMYRDADGGNNDTGWESKEFQDLLAKSATEGDPEARQQILKDAEKVLMDDMPVMPIYFYTQNWVKVDNLKDVVVTGLGEVQYKWAHFE from the coding sequence GTGAAGAAAAGATTATCGATCTTTTTTAGCATGTTGTTAGTACTTAGCATGTTCCTTGCAGCTTGCGGCGGCAAAGACAATGCTGACAGCGGTGAAAAAGGCGGAGAAAAAGACGCAGGAAAGTCTGATGTACCGCAAGAATTACGAGTAAATATCAATACTGAGCCACCATCTTTACATCCAGGACTAGCGAAAGATTCTACTTCTGGAACAGTTCTTCGTCAAACCTTCGAAGGTTTAACTCGTATTGAAGCTGATGGTAAGCCACATGAGGCTGCAGCAGAAAAAATCGAGGTTTCAGATGATCAAACAGTTTATACATTTACACTTCGTGATGCACAGTGGTCAAATGGTGATCCAGTAACTGCTAAAGACTTTGAATATGCTTGGAAATGGGCTTTAGATCCAAATAACCAATCTGAGTATGCATACCAACTTTATTATATTAAAGGTGGACAAGCTGCAAACAGTGGTGAAGGTTCATTGGATGATGTTGGAATTAAAGTTGTAGACGACAAAACACTTGAAGTTACACTTGAAAACCCAACTCCATTCTTCCTAGAGTTGACTGCTTTCTATACTTATCTTCCAATCAACAGCAAAATTGCTGAAGCAAATAAAGACTGGGCAAATGATGCTGGTGAAAACTACACTTCTAACGGACCTTTCGTAATGAAGGAATGGTCTCATAGTGATAAAATCGTCCTAGAAAAGAATGAAAAATACTGGGATGCTGATACAGTAAAATTAACTTCAATTGAAATGGTTATGATTAACGATCCAAACACAGAGTTATCAATGCTTGATAATGGCGAACTTGATTGGGCAGGTTCTCCAACAGGCACATTACCGACAGATGCAATGCAAGCTCTTAAAGACGAAGGTCGTTTAACAACTCAATCAATCGCAGGTATTTATAACTACAAATTCAACACAACTGTTGAGCCGTTCAATAACGTAAATATCCGTAAAGCATTTGCACATGCAATTAACCGTCAAGAAATTATTGACAACGTTGCTCAAGGTGAACAGCTTCCAGCAATGGCAATTGTACCGCCATCTATGTTCCCTGAGAGCGAAAAAGGCTATTTCCCTGATAACGATGTTGAAAAAGCAAAAGAATATTTACAAAAAGGTTTAGAAGAAATGGGTCTTAAAGATGTTTCTGAACTACCTCCTATTTCTCTTTCTTACAATACGTCTGAAGGACATCAAAAGATTGCACAAGCAATCCAAGATATGTGGAAAACGAACCTTGGTGTTGAAGTAACACTTGAAAACTCAGAATGGGCAGTATTTATCGATAAAATGCATTCACTTGATTATCAAGTTGGACGTATGGGTTGGTTAGGTGACTTTAACGATGCTATTAACTTCCTTGAAATGTACCGTGATGCTGATGGCGGTAACAATGATACAGGATGGGAAAGCAAAGAGTTCCAAGACTTACTAGCTAAATCTGCTACTGAAGGTGATCCAGAAGCTCGTCAACAAATCCTTAAAGATGCAGAGAAAGTATTAATGGATGATATGCCAGTAATGCCAATCTACTTCTATACTCAAAACTGGGTTAAAGTTGACAACTTAAAAGATGTTGTTGTAACTGGTCTTGGTGAAGTTCAATACAAATGGGCACATTTTGAATAA
- a CDS encoding ABC transporter permease, whose product MVKYIGKRLLYMIISLWLIVTATFFFMRIAPGNPFTSEKKLPPEIEANLNAHFGLDQPWYAQYWDYLVRILNWDFGPSFKYKSQTVNDLINEGFPVSAMLGAEALLLAVSFGILLGIIAALKHNRWPDYTAMIIAVLGISVPSFIMATFLQYFLAIKMGLFPVARWETFMHTILPALALAATPMAFIARLTRSSMLEVLSNDYIKTAKAKGLSRGVITVKHAIRNALLPVVTYMGPLTAGILTGSFVIERIFGIPGLGAHFVTSINNRDYTVIMGVTVFYSILLLVSILLVDIAYGFIDPRIKLAGGKKGE is encoded by the coding sequence ATGGTGAAATATATTGGAAAGCGCTTGCTGTACATGATCATTTCCTTGTGGTTAATTGTGACAGCAACGTTTTTTTTCATGCGCATTGCACCAGGAAACCCGTTTACTTCTGAGAAAAAGCTGCCTCCCGAAATTGAAGCGAATTTAAATGCTCACTTTGGTTTAGATCAGCCGTGGTATGCTCAATATTGGGATTATCTTGTAAGAATATTAAACTGGGATTTTGGTCCGTCATTTAAATATAAATCTCAAACAGTTAATGACTTAATCAATGAAGGCTTCCCAGTATCGGCCATGCTTGGGGCAGAGGCTTTACTACTAGCTGTTTCTTTTGGAATACTTCTAGGAATTATCGCCGCATTAAAGCATAATAGATGGCCTGATTACACGGCTATGATTATAGCAGTATTAGGAATTTCTGTTCCATCCTTTATCATGGCAACCTTTTTGCAATATTTCCTTGCCATCAAAATGGGGCTATTCCCAGTAGCACGTTGGGAAACATTCATGCATACCATTCTTCCTGCACTAGCGCTGGCTGCAACTCCAATGGCATTTATCGCTCGTTTAACTCGTTCAAGTATGCTGGAAGTTTTAAGTAATGATTATATTAAAACAGCAAAAGCAAAAGGATTAAGTAGAGGAGTAATAACGGTTAAACACGCAATACGAAATGCACTTTTACCGGTTGTCACTTATATGGGCCCATTAACAGCTGGAATTTTAACAGGAAGCTTTGTAATTGAAAGAATTTTTGGGATTCCTGGCCTAGGTGCTCACTTTGTTACAAGTATTAATAATCGTGATTATACGGTAATAATGGGAGTAACCGTTTTCTATAGTATTCTATTGCTCGTATCTATTCTCCTTGTTGACATAGCATACGGATTCATCGACCCACGTATTAAACTTGCCGGTGGGAAGAAAGGAGAGTAA
- a CDS encoding ABC transporter permease, with amino-acid sequence MMQISKDKFQLVGAKYSDAEKISKPSLSFWKDVFIRFRKNKLALVGLVLLVLLIIMAIIGPHLSGYDYSTNDLANKNQPPSSEHWFGTDDLGRDVFTRTWEGARISIFIGVAAALIDLFIGVLWGGIAGYKGGRTDEMMMRFADVLYGVPYLLLVILLMVVLGQGLGTMILAMTITGWINMSRIVRGQVLSLKNQEYVLASKTLGANTSRIMARHLIPNAMAPILVTMTLTIPSAIFTESFLSYLGLGLTPPLASWGSMASDGLPALRYYPWRLFFPATFICVTIFAFNVVGDGLRDALDPRLRK; translated from the coding sequence ATCATGCAGATTTCGAAAGATAAATTTCAACTCGTTGGAGCAAAATATTCAGACGCTGAAAAAATTTCAAAGCCTAGTCTTTCGTTCTGGAAAGACGTTTTTATCCGCTTCCGAAAAAATAAGCTCGCTTTGGTTGGATTAGTCCTACTAGTTCTATTAATCATTATGGCGATCATTGGACCGCATCTATCAGGATATGATTATAGTACGAATGATTTAGCAAATAAAAATCAACCTCCTTCATCCGAACATTGGTTTGGTACTGACGATCTGGGGCGTGATGTTTTCACACGTACTTGGGAAGGTGCTCGAATTTCAATTTTTATCGGTGTTGCTGCTGCGTTAATTGATTTATTCATAGGGGTACTATGGGGTGGTATTGCTGGCTATAAAGGCGGTCGTACTGATGAAATGATGATGCGTTTTGCGGACGTTCTCTACGGTGTACCTTATTTATTACTTGTTATCTTATTAATGGTTGTATTAGGCCAAGGGCTTGGAACTATGATTCTTGCCATGACAATTACAGGATGGATCAATATGTCACGGATTGTACGTGGTCAAGTATTATCATTAAAAAATCAAGAATATGTTCTTGCTTCCAAAACTTTAGGTGCAAATACTAGCAGAATTATGGCAAGGCATTTAATTCCAAATGCAATGGCTCCAATTCTTGTTACCATGACTTTAACAATCCCAAGTGCAATTTTTACAGAATCTTTTTTAAGTTATTTAGGGTTAGGATTAACTCCGCCTCTTGCCAGCTGGGGTTCAATGGCTAGTGACGGACTTCCAGCACTACGCTACTATCCTTGGCGTTTATTCTTCCCAGCAACATTTATCTGTGTAACTATTTTTGCATTTAATGTAGTTGGAGACGGATTACGTGATGCTCTGGACCCAAGACTTCGTAAATAA
- a CDS encoding ABC transporter ATP-binding protein — protein MEKILEVKDLEVSFQTYGGSVKAVRGVSFDLHKGETLAIVGESGSGKSVTSQTIMKLIPMPPGKITGGQILFNGEDIVPKTDKQMEKIRGKEISMIFQDPMTSLNPTMKVGYQIMEVLIKHQNMSKQAAKARAVELLSLVGIPMPERRVNQYPHEFSGGMRQRVMIAIALAANPKLLIADEPTTALDVTIQAQILDLMKDLQNKMDTSIIFITHDLGVVANVADRVAVMYAGQIVEMGTVDEIFYDPRHPYTWGLLASMPSLDNDDKAELAAIPGTPPDLTNPPKGDAFAARNNYALAIDFEEEPPMYQISETHFAKTWLLHPDAPKVEPPDSVKKRMRQLSSAFKQPVLVKEGN, from the coding sequence ATGGAAAAAATTCTCGAAGTAAAAGATTTAGAAGTCTCATTCCAAACATATGGAGGATCCGTAAAAGCAGTTCGTGGTGTAAGCTTTGACCTTCATAAGGGTGAGACACTTGCCATTGTTGGCGAATCAGGATCAGGTAAGAGTGTTACTTCTCAGACGATCATGAAATTAATTCCAATGCCACCTGGTAAAATTACAGGCGGTCAAATTCTTTTTAACGGAGAAGATATTGTTCCAAAGACGGATAAACAAATGGAGAAAATCCGAGGAAAAGAAATTAGTATGATTTTCCAAGACCCAATGACATCTTTGAATCCTACGATGAAAGTGGGTTATCAGATTATGGAAGTTCTGATAAAACACCAAAATATGTCAAAGCAGGCTGCGAAAGCTCGTGCGGTAGAACTGCTTAGTCTTGTTGGTATTCCAATGCCTGAAAGGCGCGTAAATCAATATCCGCATGAATTTTCAGGTGGAATGAGACAGCGTGTAATGATTGCCATAGCGTTAGCTGCAAATCCAAAGCTATTAATTGCTGATGAGCCAACAACAGCTCTTGATGTAACGATTCAAGCACAAATTCTTGATTTAATGAAAGATTTACAGAACAAAATGGATACTTCCATTATCTTTATTACTCATGATCTAGGTGTTGTAGCAAATGTTGCAGATCGTGTAGCTGTTATGTACGCTGGACAAATTGTTGAAATGGGTACAGTTGATGAAATCTTCTATGATCCACGTCATCCTTACACATGGGGGCTTCTTGCATCCATGCCAAGCTTAGACAACGATGACAAAGCAGAGCTTGCTGCGATCCCTGGAACACCGCCAGACTTAACTAATCCTCCAAAGGGAGATGCATTTGCAGCGAGAAATAATTATGCTTTGGCAATTGACTTTGAAGAAGAGCCGCCAATGTACCAAATTTCTGAAACACATTTTGCAAAAACATGGCTTCTTCATCCGGATGCACCAAAGGTAGAGCCTCCAGATTCAGTTAAAAAACGGATGCGTCAATTATCCTCTGCGTTCAAGCAACCAGTACTTGTAAAGGAGGGTAACTAA
- a CDS encoding ABC transporter ATP-binding protein, which produces MAEKLLEIKNLKQHFNIGKPNMVKAVDGISFDIYKGETLGLVGESGCGKSTTGRTIIRLYDATDGQVLFNGEDVHGKKSSKELKKFNRKMQMIFQDPYASLNPRMTVADIIAEGIDIHGLANSKTDRMGRVYELLETVGLNKEHANRYPHEFSGGQRQRIGIARALAVEPDFIIADEPISALDVSIQAQVVNLMKKLQREKGLTYLFIAHDLSMVKYISDRIGVMYFGKLVELATAEDLYKNPIHPYTQSLLSAIPLPDPDTERTRKRKSYDPKVHNYSENDKVEMREIAPGHFVYCSEKEANQYKAQYVK; this is translated from the coding sequence ATGGCTGAAAAATTATTAGAAATAAAAAATTTAAAACAGCATTTCAATATTGGAAAGCCGAATATGGTAAAAGCTGTTGATGGAATTTCTTTTGATATTTATAAAGGTGAAACACTCGGCCTTGTTGGTGAATCGGGATGTGGAAAATCGACAACTGGACGGACAATTATTAGACTATATGATGCGACTGACGGCCAAGTCCTTTTCAACGGGGAAGACGTACATGGCAAGAAATCATCTAAAGAATTAAAGAAATTCAATCGTAAAATGCAAATGATTTTCCAAGACCCTTATGCTTCACTTAACCCGCGTATGACAGTAGCGGATATTATTGCTGAAGGCATTGATATTCACGGTTTAGCGAATAGCAAAACAGATCGAATGGGAAGAGTTTATGAACTATTGGAAACAGTCGGTTTAAATAAAGAGCATGCTAACCGTTACCCGCATGAGTTCTCTGGTGGCCAAAGACAGCGTATCGGCATTGCACGTGCACTTGCTGTTGAACCTGATTTCATCATTGCGGATGAGCCGATTTCTGCACTAGACGTTTCTATTCAGGCTCAGGTTGTTAACTTGATGAAAAAGCTACAGCGTGAAAAAGGGTTAACCTATCTCTTTATTGCCCATGACTTATCCATGGTTAAGTATATTAGTGATCGAATTGGGGTAATGTACTTTGGTAAGCTAGTTGAGCTTGCAACAGCAGAAGATTTATATAAAAATCCAATTCACCCATATACCCAATCGCTTTTATCAGCCATTCCACTTCCAGATCCTGATACTGAACGAACACGCAAGCGTAAATCCTATGATCCAAAGGTTCACAATTACAGTGAAAATGACAAGGTTGAAATGCGTGAAATTGCTCCAGGGCATTTTGTTTATTGTTCAGAAAAGGAAGCAAATCAATATAAAGCACAATATGTTAAATAA
- a CDS encoding GNAT family N-acetyltransferase: MHWYEKLNQYFPIEEMKSKEHMETLLKEQPGIYQKDEGPYHVLMYAEFDYFIFIDYLFVSKESRGQGLGHKLIDKLKKKEKPIILEVEPINYEDTDTEKRLHFYKREGFEHAQAIGYKRRSLATKEINEMEILYWAPNNESEELIFTAMKKTYESIHTYRDVHFYGEAYQPVEEVLTYEEDSNNQNILDQLS, translated from the coding sequence ATGCACTGGTATGAAAAATTAAATCAATATTTTCCAATTGAAGAAATGAAATCAAAAGAACATATGGAGACATTATTAAAGGAACAGCCAGGGATTTATCAAAAAGATGAAGGACCTTATCATGTTCTCATGTATGCCGAGTTTGATTATTTTATTTTTATAGATTATTTATTCGTCTCGAAAGAATCAAGGGGCCAAGGATTAGGACATAAATTGATTGATAAGCTGAAGAAAAAGGAAAAACCAATTATTTTAGAAGTTGAGCCTATTAATTATGAAGACACCGATACAGAAAAAAGACTCCATTTTTATAAACGAGAAGGATTTGAGCATGCGCAGGCAATTGGATATAAGAGACGTTCTCTTGCTACTAAAGAAATAAATGAAATGGAAATACTTTATTGGGCACCAAATAATGAAAGTGAAGAATTAATATTTACGGCAATGAAAAAAACTTATGAATCTATACATACTTATCGTGATGTCCATTTTTATGGCGAAGCTTATCAGCCTGTTGAGGAAGTGCTCACCTATGAAGAAGACAGTAATAATCAAAATATTTTAGATCAACTATCATAA
- the spxA gene encoding transcriptional regulator SpxA, protein MVTLYTSPSCTSCRKAKLWLEEHDIAYKERNIFSEPLTIDEIKAILRMTEDGTDEIISTRSKIFQKLDVNLESMPLQDLFELIKKNPGLLRRPIIIDEKRLQVGYNEDEIRRFLPRKVRTFQLREAQRLVN, encoded by the coding sequence ATGGTTACATTATACACTTCACCAAGTTGTACTTCATGCAGAAAAGCAAAGTTATGGTTGGAAGAACATGATATTGCCTATAAAGAAAGAAATATATTTTCTGAGCCTTTGACAATCGATGAAATAAAAGCCATTCTACGTATGACGGAAGATGGTACGGATGAGATTATATCTACGCGTTCTAAGATTTTCCAAAAACTTGATGTAAATTTGGAATCTATGCCACTTCAAGATTTATTTGAGTTAATCAAAAAAAATCCTGGCTTACTTCGCCGTCCAATCATTATTGATGAGAAGAGGCTACAAGTAGGTTATAATGAAGATGAAATTCGAAGATTTCTTCCAAGGAAAGTTCGTACATTTCAACTTCGTGAAGCTCAGCGCTTAGTTAATTAA
- the mecA gene encoding adaptor protein MecA, translating to MEIERINDNTVKFYISYVDIEERGFERDEIWYNRERSEELFWEMMEEVHDEEEFTVEGPLWIQVQALDKGLEILVTKAQLSKDGNKFELPIPNEKLKDIPVDERIEELLDQHFNPESEDNELDYEENLDFLLTFKDFEDVILLSKQHGLDNIPTKLFSFEGKYYLFVEFPEELFAEEDIDNLLSLLLEYGIETQVTIHRVEEYGNLIIAEDVFEKLRSYFN from the coding sequence ATGGAAATAGAAAGAATCAATGACAACACAGTAAAGTTTTATATTTCTTACGTTGATATAGAAGAACGAGGCTTTGAGCGCGATGAAATTTGGTATAACCGCGAACGAAGCGAGGAGCTTTTTTGGGAAATGATGGAGGAGGTCCACGATGAAGAGGAATTCACTGTGGAAGGACCTCTATGGATACAGGTTCAAGCTCTAGATAAAGGATTAGAGATATTGGTTACGAAGGCTCAGCTTTCTAAGGATGGAAACAAATTCGAGTTGCCTATTCCAAATGAAAAATTAAAAGATATACCTGTCGATGAACGTATTGAAGAGCTGTTAGATCAGCATTTCAATCCTGAATCAGAGGATAATGAATTAGATTATGAGGAAAATCTTGACTTCCTTTTGACATTTAAGGATTTTGAAGACGTCATCTTATTATCAAAACAACATGGATTAGACAATATTCCAACCAAATTATTTTCTTTTGAGGGAAAATATTATCTATTTGTCGAATTTCCAGAAGAGCTATTTGCTGAAGAGGATATTGATAATTTATTATCGTTATTATTGGAATATGGAATTGAAACTCAAGTAACGATTCATCGTGTTGAGGAATATGGAAACTTAATCATCGCTGAGGATGTATTTGAAAAATTAAGAAGTTATTTTAATTAG
- the cls gene encoding cardiolipin synthase — MKNTVRIIIFIFLMAGIIFLYDHFTMLTGDYLGFFSILMSLSVIFIGFVIFLENRHPAQTLTWIVVLGSLPLVGFIFYLLFGRNYRKEKMYRRKYFLDKQAFLRVEGEIDPSNEEKISQMADHQRKLFYLAQNLGNSPISFATQTKVLTNGDETFQQILEALKKASHHIHLEYYIVRHDEIGQEIKDILIQKAKEGVKVRFLYDAVGSFQLSKNFIVELRQAGVEIVPFGPVRLPFLSSKINFRNHRKIIVIDGSVGFVGGLNIGDEYLGRDESFGFWRDTHMEMKGEAVRTLQLIFLQDWYYMTDQNILTADYLSPDLEENNHGGVQLIAGGPDTEWSVIKNIFFSMITSAQKSVWIASPYFIPDEDIFSALKIAALSGIDVKLLMPQRPDKKIVFYASRSYFPEMLEAGVKIYEYEKGFMHSKIIIVDEELASIGTSNMDMRSFHLNFEVNAFLYRTRSTQKLVHEYMNDLQNSKQIDLEHFKERHIGYRIIESTSRLFSPFL; from the coding sequence GTGAAAAATACAGTCAGAATTATTATTTTTATCTTTTTAATGGCCGGAATAATTTTTCTTTACGACCATTTTACCATGTTAACAGGGGATTATTTAGGATTTTTTAGTATTTTAATGTCATTGTCGGTGATTTTTATTGGTTTTGTCATTTTCCTTGAAAATCGCCATCCCGCACAAACATTAACATGGATCGTTGTTTTAGGGAGTTTACCTTTAGTAGGGTTTATTTTCTACCTTTTATTTGGCCGAAATTATCGGAAAGAAAAAATGTATAGACGTAAATATTTTCTTGATAAACAGGCTTTTTTAAGAGTAGAAGGCGAAATAGATCCTTCAAATGAGGAAAAAATATCTCAAATGGCAGACCATCAGCGGAAGCTGTTTTATTTGGCACAGAATTTAGGGAATAGTCCAATTTCATTTGCCACACAAACGAAGGTTTTAACAAATGGAGACGAGACCTTCCAACAAATATTAGAAGCATTAAAAAAAGCAAGCCATCATATACACTTAGAATATTATATTGTTCGACATGACGAAATTGGTCAAGAAATAAAGGACATCTTAATTCAAAAAGCAAAAGAAGGAGTAAAGGTGAGATTCCTATATGATGCGGTAGGGTCTTTTCAGCTGTCGAAGAACTTTATTGTTGAACTAAGGCAAGCTGGGGTAGAAATTGTTCCGTTTGGCCCTGTTCGCCTTCCTTTTCTTAGCAGTAAAATTAATTTCCGAAATCATCGTAAAATCATTGTCATTGATGGAAGCGTAGGATTTGTAGGGGGCTTAAACATAGGTGATGAATATTTAGGCAGAGATGAAAGCTTTGGCTTCTGGAGAGATACTCATATGGAAATGAAAGGGGAAGCAGTTAGAACCCTTCAGCTTATTTTCCTTCAAGATTGGTATTATATGACAGACCAAAATATATTAACTGCAGATTATTTATCTCCAGATTTGGAAGAAAACAATCATGGCGGAGTTCAGTTAATTGCTGGAGGTCCAGATACTGAATGGAGCGTCATAAAGAATATTTTCTTTTCTATGATCACTTCAGCCCAAAAATCAGTTTGGATTGCATCTCCGTATTTTATTCCGGATGAAGATATCTTCTCTGCATTAAAAATTGCAGCCCTTAGTGGAATAGATGTCAAGCTGTTAATGCCGCAAAGACCAGATAAGAAAATTGTCTTTTATGCATCACGTTCCTATTTTCCTGAAATGTTAGAAGCTGGTGTAAAAATCTATGAGTATGAAAAAGGATTTATGCACAGCAAAATTATCATCGTGGATGAAGAGCTAGCATCAATTGGAACGTCAAATATGGATATGAGAAGCTTTCATTTAAATTTTGAGGTAAATGCATTCTTATATCGGACAAGAAGTACACAAAAGCTTGTACATGAATATATGAATGATCTTCAAAATTCCAAGCAAATTGATTTAGAGCATTTTAAGGAAAGACATATTGGTTATCGGATTATCGAATCTACGTCAAGGCTTTTTTCGCCATTCTTATAG
- a CDS encoding competence protein CoiA produces the protein MLVSKTKHGDWFSLTSIRNGERLKEIRKKESFYCPECEEEVILKIGSKRIPHFAHKKDASCSESYERESEYHLKGKLRLFEWLNSLGLTPQLEPFYKEISQRPDVGFMHNGVHYAIEFQCSVIPEELFVKRTENYYKAEILPIWIMAGKNIKRKGNYRTELTGFDYLFLSKNDSEKWILPAFCPVTNTLIIVNHILPISVKNSIAQFSVMDINTASLANLIQPNCSRLFNIEDWQREIRKAKNITLSLYGSHQNKFLQELYTHSLIPSLLPPEIGLPVKHAPLIETPAIVWQSYLYMDLLSHKQCFSLHEIHRSFFRRVSKKDVKIRNLPLNRNGDVFAAVKEYIDLLVKTNRLDNVNHDFFKKDIPITIQDNQVKQVEMEREFYQKYGKIIMENLK, from the coding sequence TTGCTTGTTTCAAAAACAAAGCATGGTGATTGGTTTAGTTTAACAAGTATTCGAAACGGTGAGAGATTAAAAGAAATAAGGAAAAAGGAAAGCTTTTATTGTCCAGAATGCGAAGAAGAAGTCATTCTTAAAATCGGCTCCAAAAGAATACCGCATTTTGCTCATAAGAAAGATGCCAGTTGCTCTGAAAGTTATGAGAGAGAATCAGAATATCATTTAAAGGGGAAGCTCAGATTGTTTGAATGGCTGAATTCACTTGGACTTACACCTCAACTTGAGCCATTTTATAAAGAGATATCCCAGCGTCCGGATGTTGGATTCATGCACAATGGAGTCCATTATGCCATTGAATTTCAATGCTCGGTTATTCCAGAAGAATTGTTTGTCAAAAGAACGGAAAATTATTATAAAGCAGAAATTTTACCTATATGGATCATGGCAGGGAAAAATATTAAACGAAAAGGGAATTATCGAACAGAGCTAACAGGTTTTGATTATTTATTTTTATCAAAGAACGATTCAGAAAAATGGATACTACCCGCATTTTGCCCCGTCACGAATACCCTCATTATCGTAAATCATATCCTACCCATTTCAGTAAAAAATTCTATTGCCCAATTTTCTGTTATGGATATAAACACTGCCTCCCTAGCTAATTTAATTCAACCTAATTGTAGCCGGTTATTTAATATTGAGGATTGGCAAAGAGAAATTAGAAAAGCGAAAAATATCACTTTATCCCTCTACGGATCTCATCAGAATAAATTTCTCCAAGAGCTATATACTCATTCATTAATACCTTCTCTTCTCCCGCCAGAAATTGGATTACCTGTTAAACATGCACCCTTAATTGAAACACCAGCTATCGTGTGGCAAAGTTATTTGTATATGGACTTACTAAGCCATAAACAGTGCTTTTCTCTACATGAAATCCATCGTTCATTTTTTAGAAGAGTGAGTAAAAAGGATGTAAAAATAAGAAATCTTCCTCTAAATCGAAATGGTGATGTATTCGCAGCTGTTAAAGAGTATATTGATTTGCTCGTAAAAACAAATAGATTGGATAATGTAAATCACGATTTTTTCAAAAAAGATATTCCAATAACAATACAAGATAATCAAGTGAAGCAAGTTGAAATGGAAAGAGAATTTTATCAGAAATATGGAAAAATAATAATGGAAAACTTAAAATAA